CGTTTATTTCTAGATATAGAAAGGAAGCTACGGGAGGACTTTCAGATGAAGTTTTAAGAAAATTATCTGAGAGACTTACTTATTTAAGAAATTTAGAAGAAAGAAAAGCAGATGTAACTAGACTTATACAAGAACAGGAAAAGTTTACAGATGAGATAGGAAAAGCTTTAGAAAATGCAACAACTTTGACAGAAGTTGAAGATATTTATAGACCGTTTAAGCCTAAAAAGAGAACTAAAGCAACAATAGCTACAGAAAAAGGATTAAAGCCTTTAGCAGAGTTGATTTTAGAAGGTAAATTTAAAGGCGATTTAGGTGAAGAAGCAACTCAATATATAAGTGAAGAAAAAGGAGTAGTAACTAGTGAGGAAGCTATTCAAGGAGCTTTAGATATAATAGCAGAAACTATATCAGATGAAGCTAAATATAGAAAATATATAAGAGAGTTCGTTATAAGAGAAGGTAATATTGAGTCAAAGGGAAGCTCTGAAGAACCAACTCCTTATGAAATGTATTATGAATATTCTGAAGCAGTAAATAAAATACCACCTCATAGAATATTAGCAATTAACAGAGGTGAAAAGGAAAAAATCCTAAGTGTTAAAATAACTGCTAATGAAGATAAGATAATTCAATATCTAGAAAATCAAATTTTAAAAGGTAATGAAATTTTAGATGAAAAGTTAAAACTTGCAATAAAAGATTCATATAAGAGATTGATATATCCATCAATAGAAAGAGAAATAAGAAGTGAATTAACTGATATTGGTGAAGAGGGTGCTATTAAGATTTTTAAAGAAAATTTAAAAGCATTATTATTACAAGCTCCAATAAAAGGTAAAGTAGTTATGGGTTACGATCCAGGTTTTAGAACAGGATGTAAGATAGCAATACTAGATGCAACAGGAAAGTTCTTAGAAAATACAGCAGTATATCCAACAGTACCTAAAAGGGATATTGAAGGAACAAAGAAAACTTTAAAGGCACTTATTGCTAAACATAATGTTGATGTTATATCTCTTGGAAATGGAACTGCATCAAGAGAATCAGAAGAAGTTATAGCTGAAATGCTTACTGAAATAAAAAATGAGACAGGTAAAGAACTTGCATATGTAATAGTCTCAGAAGCAGGAGCATCTGTTTATTCAGCATCAGAACTTGCAACTAAGGAATATCCTGATTTAGATGTTACAGTAAGAGGTGCAATTTCAATAGGAAGAAGACTTCAAGATCCACTTGCTGAATTAGTAAAAATAGATCCTAAAGCAATAGGAGTAGGACAATATCAACATGACGTTACTCCTAAGAAATTAGAGGAATCTTTAGCAGGGGTAGTAGAAGATTCAGTTAATACAGTTGGAGTTGACTTAAATATAGCAACACCATCACTTTTAACACATATTTCAGGTATAAATGCAGCTATTGCTAAGAACATTGTTGATTATAGAGAAGAAGCAGGACGCTTTACTTCAAGAAAAGAATTACTAAAGGTTAAGAGATTAGGGCAAAAAGCTTATGAACAATGTGCAGGGTTCTTAAGAGTTGATGATAGCAAAGAACCTTTAGACAATACTTCTGTTCATCCAGAATCGTATGATATAGCTAAAAAGTTAATAGAAGTTTTAGGCTACAATAAAGAAGATCTCAAGAACAATAAACTAGGTGATATTGATGAAAGAGCAGAAGCTAAAGGCTTAAAGAATTTAAGCGAAACTCTAGAAGTTGGTGAGCTTACTTTAAAGGATATAATAAAGGAGATAAAGAAGCCAGGTAGAGATCCAAGAGAAGAAATGCCAAAACCAATTCTTAAAACTGGAATTGTTGAACTTAAAGATTTAAAACCAGGCATGGTTTTAGCTGGAACTGTTAGAAATGTATCAGACTTTGGTGCATTTGTAGATATTGGAGTTCACCAAGATGGATTAGTTCATAAAAGCCAAATGGCAAATAGATTTGTAAAGCATCCTTTAGATATTGTTAAGGTTGGAGACATAGTAAAGGTAGCTATCTTGGAAGTTGATGAAAAGAGAAAGAGAATATCATTAACAATGAAAGATGTGGACGAATCAGTGGAAGTATAAATAATTAAAAAACATGGCCACTAATAAAATTTAAAAAACGAAAAATATACAATAAAAAGTACCATAATTAAAATCTTTATGGTACTTTTTATACGTGCTATTTTTGGTTTACTGAAGTTTATAGTGGTGAGTTTGTTATTATAGTACCATCTTCTGCTCTAACAGCTTCACCTGCTGAAAGTAGGTAATCAGCGTACTTGGGATTAAGCTTCATATATAAACTTTTTGATTCAGGATTTTCTTTTGCCATAGTTATAGCAAATTTTAGATTTTCTCTGATTTTTCTTTCGAAATCAGTTTTACCAATTTTGTCAGCAAGCTTTTCAAGAAATTTTCCAAGTGTTAGTGAAATGACAGTAATTACACCTGCTATTATAAGATCTCTAATGTTTTTTTGACTATGTTGTATAGCAATAAAAATAAAACCAATAATAAAAGCTGCTGCAGTAAATTTTAATAATCCGCTAAAAAAAGATATAACAGTTGCACGTAAGCTTCCTTTATATTTTTTGTAATGTAGGATATAGTAGTACATGAATGATTCAACTCCTTTAAATTGGATAATTAGTATAAATTCTAATAATTAATTAAAATTTTTCACATTCCAATAAAGAATAATTTACATTAATTGAATTATTATGTCAATAGGGGGAATTAAATGAAGAAATTTGAAATATATTAATTTATTTCTTAAACATGCATATCTAGAAAGAGTAACTTTAAGATAAAAGTATGGTATATTAATATAAACTAAGTAGTTAATCAGTATACTACTAAATATAGGAGGAAAGAAAAAATGATTAAATGGGGAATTATTGGACTTGGAAATATAGCTCAACGTTTTGCAAAAAGTTTATCTTATTCAAATGAAGGAAAATTATATGCAATTGCATCCAGAACAAAGGAAAAATGTGATGCATTTCAGGAAAGATATAGATGTGAAAAAATTTATGAAGATTATGAAGAATTATTAAAAGATGAAGAAATAGATTCAGTTTATATTGCTCTTCCTCATGGATTTCATAAATATTGGTCAATTGAGGCTTTGAAGCATAATAAAGCAGTATTATGCGAAAAGCCTGTAGGTCTAAATGCAGGAGAAATGGAAGAAATAAAAAATGCTGCGTTGCTTAACAATACTTTTTTTATGGAAGCAATGAAAACAAGGTTTATCCAACTAATTCATGAAATTAAGAAAATAATTAAAAATAAAGAAATTGGAGAAATAGAAAGTATTGAAGCTAATTTTTGCAGCCATGTAAAAGAAATTAAAGAAGGTTCTTATTTGTTAGATAAAAATCAAGGTGGAGCATTATTAGATGTTGGGATTTATCCCTTATCATTTGTTATAGATATGATTGATTCAGAAGTAAAGAAAGTCAATGCTAATATGGAAATAAATGAAGCAGGAGTAGATTCTTATTTTAAAGCAATATTAACTTTTGAAAATGGAGTCATAGGAATTATAGAAGGCGCTTTTGATCGAGACAAAGAGAGGACAGCTATTATTAAAGGAACAAAAGGCTACATAGAAATTCCGATATATAATAGACCTAGTATAGCTAAAATCTATATAAATGGTGAGGAACCATACACAATTGAAGAAGAATTAGAATTTGATGATATGTATGCAGAAATTAAAGAAGTTCATAAATGCTTGAAAGCTTCAAGGTTGCAAAGTGAGTATATGTCATTAGATGAGTCACTTAGGGTTATGAAAGTTTTAGATGAAGTTAAGAAAGCTTCAAACTTTAATTAGATATTAATATTTTAAATGTGGTAACTTTAGATTTTTTCGACTACAACAGATAAGAAAGAATTTTATATTAAGAAGGTATTAAAAGATGGATAAAACAAAATTTTATACAAACAGAAAAAACATAGTGTTTCTAGCGGCTTTATGCTGCTTATTATGGGGGAGTGCCTATCCTGCAATTAAGGTGGGATATGAATTGTTTAATGTAAATGATGTGGGAAGTAAATTAGTTTTTGCAGGATATAGATTTACTCTTGCGGGCATATTTATAATACTATTAGAGATGATTAGAAGAAAAAGCATAATAAGTTTTACTAAAAAGCAATTTGGGCAGATAACTTTACTTGGAGTAACCCAGACTACTTTGCAATACATATTTTTCTATGTAGGACTATCATATACTACAGGTGTAAGAGGATCTATTATAAATGGAACAGGTACATTTATAAGTATTATATTAGCTCATTTTATTTATAAAAATGATAAGCTTAATTTTAATAAAATAGCAGGATGCATCATAGGATTTTTAGGTGTAATTATAGTTAATTTAAATGGACAATCTTTAGGGGGGAGTTCGTTTACCTTTAAAGGTGAAGGGTTTGTAATGATAGCAGCAATAATCTTTGCAGGATCAGCTATATATGGTAAAAGAGTAACTCAAGATCAGGAGCCTGCAGTAGTTACTGGCTTTCAACTATTTATAGGAGGAATCATATTAACAATTTTAGGATTTACCTTGGGAGGTGGTTTAGAAGGTTTTACAATAAAATCCACTGTACTTTTAATTTATATGGCATTATTATCATCAGTGGCATTTGCAGTATGGACTGAACTTCTAAAATATAACAAGGTTGGAATTATATCAGTATTTAATTTTTTAGTTCCTATATTTGGTACATTACTTTCAGCTATTTTTTTAGGAGAAAATATATTTGATATAAAAATCTTAATAGCATTAATACTTGTTTGTTATGGTATATTTTTAGTTTATAAAGTGAAAAAAGAACCACACAAGGAAGTTGCCACTTATTAGATGAATATGTATACGCTTTACATGTATATTTTTAAAGCTTAAACTGTTTGAATTATTAATTGGAATATTGTACACTTACAATTACATTAATATGAAATTTAATAAATAATGATTTCAATAAAACAAATAAGTTAGATGTAAGTAATTTGTAATTAAAATATTTTGTATAAAGTATTTTTAATTATGTGAAGTAAAGGAGAGTTATGAAAGTAATATCAAGTCTAGTTATTAGAATAACATTAGGTTTTTTCTTATGTGCATGTGGAACGGTATTGGCTCTAAATTCAAATTTAGGATTGAGTCCATGGGATGTATTCCATCAAGGATTAACAAAGATTAGTAGCGTAACTATGGGACAAGCGAGTATTATAGTTGGAGTAATTATAGTAATAATTACAAGTATTCTTGGATTAAAGGTTGGATTGGGAACAATAGCTAATATGATAGTAATTGGGTGTTTTATAGATCTAATAATTTATGCAAAAATTATTCCAGTGTGTAATAATTTATTTTCAGGTATAATTATGATGATTGGAAGTTTGTTTGCATCAGCTATAGGAAGCTATTTATATATAGGCTGTGAAATGGGATGTGGACCTAGAGATGGTCTCATGATTGCATTAGTTAAGATAACAGGTAAACCAATAGGTATAATTAGATTCTTTATAGAAATGGGAGCCTTAATTATAGGTTGGATTTTAGGTGGATTTGTTGGAGTAGGAACATTAATTACCGCATTTGGTATAGGATATTGTGTTCAACTAATTTATAAAATATTCAAATCTGATGTAAAGTTATTGAAACATAGAAATATAAGAGAAGGCCTTAAGTTTGTGAATGAATGTATGACTAATTAATTTATACTGAATATTTAAATATATATGTTTTAAAAAGAATCATTCAATAAGATATAAAGATTTCCAAAGGAAATCAACATTCATTTAACATTGATAAATTCAATATATAAGCTTAACATAAACATTGATTAGAATTTTATTGATATTTCGAAAAAATTAAAATACTAAACAATTACAGTCATATAAAAAGTATTATAATCGAAAAATATGACATAATTTGAGGTGTAGATTAATTGAAAGAATTACTTATATAGAGTATTATATAGTTTGAAATAATAAGATAGTGTGAAGTATCTAATTAGGAATGTGAGGATTCCTTTGGGATGCTTGCATAAAAACGGAGGAATTAAATGATAGTAAAATGTATCGATAATAATCTTTGCTCAACATTAACTCTAAATAAGGAATACCTAGTTATTGAAGAAGCACCTGAATATTATGTAATTATTGATGATACGAGGGACGAAACAACTTGCAGAAAAACAAGATTTGTAGTAGTTGAAGATGGTGGCGTAACTAAAAAGGCAAAAGCAACTATCACAGAATTGAATTATCAATTAGAAAATGAATTTAAAGATATAAGACAATTTGAAATTAGAAAAAATTCAAAAGGTGAAATTAAAGAAATAGCTATAAAGTTTAAATATAATGCTTAATATACTTTGAAAATGGACAGATTATAGATTACACTTAATTTTTATAATATAGCGTAAAGGTACTCTTTGTAGAAAAGTTGCAGAATTAATAGATAATATTATATTCTGTTAAGGACTACTACAGTAGAGTACCTTTTAAATTGTAAATTTTTATATGAAATCATTTTGGAATTTCTTAAATTTAATAATATTAATCACAATTTTTGTATTAGTTAGAGCTACTTAACTGAATTAAAAGTTAAAAAATTATATAGAGCTCCAATTAAGTTTGCATCATTTTTAAATTTACATCTAACTACCTTTGGTTTTGGAACAAAGAATTCAAAGCCACTATGATGTTTATCAATATTTTTTTGTATATATTCAATTAATATATCTTGACTGCTTATTCCACCACCAATTGCAAACACTTCAGGATCTAAAATACATTGTAAATTGAAAATTTGAATTGCTAACTTATATGTAAAAGCATCTAATACCTTAAGAATGTCTTCATCACCATTATTTGCATATTCAAATATTTTGTGACCGTCTAATTCTTCAGCAGGTATATTTTTCACTTTTGCAGCAGCACCTATTAGTCCCCTAGAACCATTTACTGATGCCCACCAATTGTCCTCATTTTCTGCATCATGGATGTTAGTGCGTATGAAACTAAACTCACCAGCGAAAAAATTGTTCCCTTTATGAACTTTTTTATTTCTTATGATTCCGCCACCAATTCCAGTTCCAAGAACTACAACAACCCCATCATTACAGTCTTTTAAACTTCCATTCCAAACTTCGGCCAATGCAGCGCACTTACCATCATTTTCAATTGTAATTTTAGTAGGGCATCTTTCTTGAAGAATTTTTACAATTTCTTTGTCATTATTATAGGTTAAGGCACCTCCAGTATGAGCGTAACCTCTTTCGCTATCCAGGATACCAGGCATACTTATAGCTAAGCCTCCTATTTGGTCTTTGTACTCATCATATATACTACCAATTACTTCTACAAAATTTTCGATTTTATCAAGAGGAGTTGGTTTACTTCCCTTTTCTATAAAATTAAACTCTTCACTCATAAGTGCATATTTGATAGAACTTCCACCAATATCTAAAACTAAATAGTTCATGTTTTTACTCCTTTAAGCATATTTTATTTAAATTGATTAAATATTATATTGTTTACATAATTATAATAACTTACCAGAAAAACATTTTCAATAACGATATTACAATAATTAAATAGTAGATAGAGAATATATTTGTTAGAAATTCTAATTAAGGATGTTAATCCAGAAAATCTGCATTTGATATAATTATAAAATGAGTATTAACTTATAGAATAGGGAGCATATAAATATGTTCAGATATGTTGGAGATATAAGTACAATTTCTTTTGTTAGCATATGGATATCCAACGCGAGAATTAGATTTATGCAACAATTACCGAAATATGATACATTTATCTTCCACAGGACTAGTGAAATTTTCGCTGGAGGGTTCTAAATGGCGGCTTGTCATAATTTCAGCGTGTTCCAGATGTAAAATCCCCAAGGAGAAAGTTCATGTTTCCAAATATAAAAGCTCCAGAGAGAAAGTTCGTGTTTCCAAATATAAAATTTGGACACTTACTTTTTGGACATTCACTTTTAGACAAGCTGTAAATGAAACAAGCCCACATTAATAACCTTCATCAGCTCAATTTCACATGCCTGCTTCCAGAAAAATGTATCTGATTTCTAGTGTAGTGTTACGATTATAATTTCTCAATAATACATATATATTACATTTATAAGTTGAATTATTAATTTGGATATCTATATTAGTGATAGTTTACAAAATCTAAATAGTTCAATTTAAGTTATATGAAATGGTAATATTATGTAGTATAATGTAGAAGTAGTAATTTTTTGCTGTTATATTTCATGGGTTTTCTTTATTTAGAAAATTATATAATTTTAATGCAAAAGAAAAAGGAAAGATATTGGAAGGGGAGTCATCTGTTTATGAGAAGTATCAAAACAAAATTATCGGTATATTTTGGAATGCTAATTATAGGTATATGTTTAGCATTAGGAATTATAGCATACTATACAGCTAATTCTGCATTAACAAATAATGCAAAGGAAATGTTGGCTAGCACTTCTATACAAGCAGCTAATGTAGTAGAAAGTCGTTTGAATGCTAATTACGACATATTAGAAACAATAAGTCAAAGAAGTGAATTACAAGATTTTAATATTCCACTTCAACAAAAAGCAGATCTATTGAAGGCAGAAGCAAAAAGGACAGGTTTTACAAGTCTTGGATTTGGGGATTTGAATGGCGATGCTTATACAATGACACTTGCTCATGTTGTACTAAAAGATAGACCATATTATCAAGAAGCTTTGAAGGGAAATAGAGTTATAACAGATCCTATAGTTAGTAAAGAAAATGGAAAACTAATAATAAATATGGCAGTACCAATTAAAAATGCGGATGGACGTGTTATTGGTGTATTAGTAGGTAATAGAGATGTAGCTGAATTAAGTTCAATTGTAAGCGATATAACTGTTGGAAAAAGTGGAAAAAGTTTTATTGTTAATAATGTAGGAATTACAGTTGCACATTATGATATAGATTCAGTTATGAATCAAAATAATATGATTGAAATGGGTGAAAAGGATCCGGCACTCCAAAGTTTGGCAAATGTTATTAAAGAAATGGTACAAGGTAAAATAGGAACTAGTGAATATACATATCAAGGTGAGAAAAAATATCTTGGATATGCTCCAATAAAGAATACTAGTTGGTCCATTGGTATCAATGTGCCTGAAAGTGAAGTTTTATCTCAATTAAATGTTTTAAAAATATCTATAGGTATAGCTTCAATTATTATAGTGTTAATGGGACTAGCGTTAACTTACATTTTAGCAAGAATAATTTCAAAAGGTGTAACTAAAATTTCTGATTACTTGAAAGTTATTTCAAAAGGAGATTTTACTGAAGAAGTTTCAGCAAAGGGACTAAAAGGTAAAGATGAAATTGGTGAAGCATTTAGATCAATAAAAGTTATGCAGAAGTCAATAATTGAAACAATTGCATCTATTAAAGAAAATTCAAATAATATTGACTTGAAAGCAAATGATTTGTCAAAGGTTTCTGAACAAATGACAGATACAGCTGAAAATGTATCTACCGCGATTCATGAGACTGCAAATGGTGTAAGCAATCAGGCAACTAATTTAATTGAAATAACAAATATATTAAATACATTTGGCAATAAGTTAGATTTGGTGGCTGAAGAAATTAAAACAATAGATGTAAAGTCAAATGGAATTACTAAAATGGCTGGTAGCAGTAATGAAGACATGAAGATGCTTATTGAATCAGTAAATATTGTAGGTTCTTCATTCAAAGAGTTTATGAATAAGATTGAAAAGTTAAACAAAAATATAGTTCAAATATCGGAAATTACAACATTGATAAATGATATATCAGAACAAACAAATTTATTAGCACTTAATGCTGCAATAGAGGCAGCGAGAGCAGGAGAATCAGGAAAAGGATTTGCAGTTGTTGCTGAGGAGATTAGAACTCTTGCAGAGCAGTCACAAGAATCTTCGAAGAATATAGATTCTTTAATTACTTCGATTTCCAGTGAAGCAAATGTAATTATAAAAAATACAGATGGTCTAAACAGTGAATTGGATAATCAAGTTGGAGTTATTAATACAGCACTCAAATCCTATGAAAATATAATATCTGAAATAAATGATATTGTGGCAAAAATAAAGACTGCAAATTCTGCTGTTTTAGAAATAAACAAAGAAAAAAATGAGATTTCAGACAAAATAGAAAATACATCTGCCGTAGCGGAAGAGGTTTCTGCATCATCAGAAGAAATTGATGCTTCAACAGAAGAAATGAAATCTGCATCATCAGAGGTTTCTGAATCAGCAAATGATTTAAATATAATGACCCAAGAAATGATTCAACAAGTTAATAAATTTAAAATATAAATAATTTAAAAGATAACTCTTATAATAAGTTAATTATTATAAGGGTTTTCTTTTTTGATAAATTTGTAATTAGTATTAAGTATTGGTTGAGATGTGTAATTTTAATATTTTTTGTGGATTATCACAAAATTAAAAAAAACGTAGTATTGGTTAAATTTATATTATATAATCTACATATAGAATTGAATGGTTACTTTTTCGTTTAATGTAAACGATATCTAGTAACGTACACTTGGAGGGATGAGCAATGAAAAAATATTTGAAGGATAAAAATAAGAAAGTACAAAAAAGTACTAAAAAAACGAAAGATAACAACATTCTATTTAAGTGTGAGCGTGTGATAAGAGGATCAAAGATTAAAGTAAGATTAATTATCTCTTATGGATTGTTAGTTTTAATTCCATTATTAATTATAGGAATATCATCAGTATTACAATCTAAAAGTGCTATGAATAATAAAATTTCTAATTTTTCATCTCAGATTGTAACACAAATAGGAGTTAATATTTCTAATGAGATGAGTAATAACTCAAATCTTGTAAAAACAGTAACAACAGATCCTCAATTACAAGATTATTTAGATAATAGATTAGTGAATGATTCTTTTTTAGATTTTTATAAAGTCAATAATCTTGCTAAGTCAATAGTAAGTAAGGCCAGCACAAGAAATGATATTATGAGTTTAGGAATAATAAGCAGTGATAATACCAAAATAGGTAGTTTTTCAACTAAATTTACAGAAGATATAAGAAAAAATCTATCGACTCTATCAGAAAAAGGAAAAGGAAAATTTGTATGGAGCTTACAGAAGAATTCATCAGGATATAGTATATATACAACTGCACAAGTTAACTCGATGACTAGCAATAGAACTTTAGGAGTAGCCTTTGAAGAATTAAGCCCAAAAGTATTTTTTAATTTATTTAAGAATGTTGATTTGGGTGATGGGTCAGAGGTATTTATTGTTGATTCTAATGGGATGATAATAGCATGTGAGGATGAAACATTAACAGGAACAGATTATAAAGATAAGAGTGTAATTGAAAAAATAATGGATACAGAAAAAAATATAGATGGTAGTGATGATTCAACAAAATCACAAAAGAGAAGTTTTACAACAAGTGATGGTCAAGCATTGGTTTCATATACACCTTTAAGCGGTTCAGATTGGTATATTGTAGGTAGAATCCCATATAGTTATTTAAATTCAGAATCTAATGTTTTGAGAAATAGTAATTTAATAGTTGGATTAATTTCATTTATACTAGCTATGCTTGTTGCTTTAGTAGTATCAAGGAGCATATCAAATCCTTTAGAAAAGCTAGTTGGACTTATGAATAAGGCAAAAGAAGGGGATTTAGCTATACAAATAGTGGATAATAGCAAAGATGAAATTGGTGAAGTAATAAGTGCATTTAATGATATGGTAAAAAAGATAAATACATTAATTGGCGAGGTTAAGCTATTAGCTGAAAATGTATCAAATAATACACAAATAATTACAGAAGTTTCAGAACATTCTTGTGCATCCTCAGAAGAAATTGCAGCAACAATGGGTGAAATTACAAGTGGTGCATCAGATCAGGCTGTTAGTGTTGCTGAGGGAATGAATTATATGAATAAATTGGCTCAAGAAATAAATATGGTAAATGGTAAAACACAAAAGGTATCAACAGTTTTAGAAAAAACAAAACAAATGAAGAAGGATGCTATAATATCAGTTGAAACATTAAATAGTAAAGCACAGAAAACAAATGAAGAATCAGCTAAAATTGTTGGAGATGTTAATGAT
The window above is part of the Clostridium saccharoperbutylacetonicum N1-4(HMT) genome. Proteins encoded here:
- a CDS encoding Tex family protein; translated protein: MNSIEERIAKELEIKLGQVQNVIGLLDDGNTVPFISRYRKEATGGLSDEVLRKLSERLTYLRNLEERKADVTRLIQEQEKFTDEIGKALENATTLTEVEDIYRPFKPKKRTKATIATEKGLKPLAELILEGKFKGDLGEEATQYISEEKGVVTSEEAIQGALDIIAETISDEAKYRKYIREFVIREGNIESKGSSEEPTPYEMYYEYSEAVNKIPPHRILAINRGEKEKILSVKITANEDKIIQYLENQILKGNEILDEKLKLAIKDSYKRLIYPSIEREIRSELTDIGEEGAIKIFKENLKALLLQAPIKGKVVMGYDPGFRTGCKIAILDATGKFLENTAVYPTVPKRDIEGTKKTLKALIAKHNVDVISLGNGTASRESEEVIAEMLTEIKNETGKELAYVIVSEAGASVYSASELATKEYPDLDVTVRGAISIGRRLQDPLAELVKIDPKAIGVGQYQHDVTPKKLEESLAGVVEDSVNTVGVDLNIATPSLLTHISGINAAIAKNIVDYREEAGRFTSRKELLKVKRLGQKAYEQCAGFLRVDDSKEPLDNTSVHPESYDIAKKLIEVLGYNKEDLKNNKLGDIDERAEAKGLKNLSETLEVGELTLKDIIKEIKKPGRDPREEMPKPILKTGIVELKDLKPGMVLAGTVRNVSDFGAFVDIGVHQDGLVHKSQMANRFVKHPLDIVKVGDIVKVAILEVDEKRKRISLTMKDVDESVEV
- a CDS encoding methyl-accepting chemotaxis protein, which encodes MRSIKTKLSVYFGMLIIGICLALGIIAYYTANSALTNNAKEMLASTSIQAANVVESRLNANYDILETISQRSELQDFNIPLQQKADLLKAEAKRTGFTSLGFGDLNGDAYTMTLAHVVLKDRPYYQEALKGNRVITDPIVSKENGKLIINMAVPIKNADGRVIGVLVGNRDVAELSSIVSDITVGKSGKSFIVNNVGITVAHYDIDSVMNQNNMIEMGEKDPALQSLANVIKEMVQGKIGTSEYTYQGEKKYLGYAPIKNTSWSIGINVPESEVLSQLNVLKISIGIASIIIVLMGLALTYILARIISKGVTKISDYLKVISKGDFTEEVSAKGLKGKDEIGEAFRSIKVMQKSIIETIASIKENSNNIDLKANDLSKVSEQMTDTAENVSTAIHETANGVSNQATNLIEITNILNTFGNKLDLVAEEIKTIDVKSNGITKMAGSSNEDMKMLIESVNIVGSSFKEFMNKIEKLNKNIVQISEITTLINDISEQTNLLALNAAIEAARAGESGKGFAVVAEEIRTLAEQSQESSKNIDSLITSISSEANVIIKNTDGLNSELDNQVGVINTALKSYENIISEINDIVAKIKTANSAVLEINKEKNEISDKIENTSAVAEEVSASSEEIDASTEEMKSASSEVSESANDLNIMTQEMIQQVNKFKI
- a CDS encoding ROK family protein: MNYLVLDIGGSSIKYALMSEEFNFIEKGSKPTPLDKIENFVEVIGSIYDEYKDQIGGLAISMPGILDSERGYAHTGGALTYNNDKEIVKILQERCPTKITIENDGKCAALAEVWNGSLKDCNDGVVVVLGTGIGGGIIRNKKVHKGNNFFAGEFSFIRTNIHDAENEDNWWASVNGSRGLIGAAAKVKNIPAEELDGHKIFEYANNGDEDILKVLDAFTYKLAIQIFNLQCILDPEVFAIGGGISSQDILIEYIQKNIDKHHSGFEFFVPKPKVVRCKFKNDANLIGALYNFLTFNSVK
- a CDS encoding DMT family transporter — its product is MDKTKFYTNRKNIVFLAALCCLLWGSAYPAIKVGYELFNVNDVGSKLVFAGYRFTLAGIFIILLEMIRRKSIISFTKKQFGQITLLGVTQTTLQYIFFYVGLSYTTGVRGSIINGTGTFISIILAHFIYKNDKLNFNKIAGCIIGFLGVIIVNLNGQSLGGSSFTFKGEGFVMIAAIIFAGSAIYGKRVTQDQEPAVVTGFQLFIGGIILTILGFTLGGGLEGFTIKSTVLLIYMALLSSVAFAVWTELLKYNKVGIISVFNFLVPIFGTLLSAIFLGENIFDIKILIALILVCYGIFLVYKVKKEPHKEVATY
- a CDS encoding Gfo/Idh/MocA family protein, translating into MIKWGIIGLGNIAQRFAKSLSYSNEGKLYAIASRTKEKCDAFQERYRCEKIYEDYEELLKDEEIDSVYIALPHGFHKYWSIEALKHNKAVLCEKPVGLNAGEMEEIKNAALLNNTFFMEAMKTRFIQLIHEIKKIIKNKEIGEIESIEANFCSHVKEIKEGSYLLDKNQGGALLDVGIYPLSFVIDMIDSEVKKVNANMEINEAGVDSYFKAILTFENGVIGIIEGAFDRDKERTAIIKGTKGYIEIPIYNRPSIAKIYINGEEPYTIEEELEFDDMYAEIKEVHKCLKASRLQSEYMSLDESLRVMKVLDEVKKASNFN
- a CDS encoding YczE/YyaS/YitT family protein encodes the protein MKVISSLVIRITLGFFLCACGTVLALNSNLGLSPWDVFHQGLTKISSVTMGQASIIVGVIIVIITSILGLKVGLGTIANMIVIGCFIDLIIYAKIIPVCNNLFSGIIMMIGSLFASAIGSYLYIGCEMGCGPRDGLMIALVKITGKPIGIIRFFIEMGALIIGWILGGFVGVGTLITAFGIGYCVQLIYKIFKSDVKLLKHRNIREGLKFVNECMTN
- a CDS encoding methyl-accepting chemotaxis protein, with the translated sequence MKKYLKDKNKKVQKSTKKTKDNNILFKCERVIRGSKIKVRLIISYGLLVLIPLLIIGISSVLQSKSAMNNKISNFSSQIVTQIGVNISNEMSNNSNLVKTVTTDPQLQDYLDNRLVNDSFLDFYKVNNLAKSIVSKASTRNDIMSLGIISSDNTKIGSFSTKFTEDIRKNLSTLSEKGKGKFVWSLQKNSSGYSIYTTAQVNSMTSNRTLGVAFEELSPKVFFNLFKNVDLGDGSEVFIVDSNGMIIACEDETLTGTDYKDKSVIEKIMDTEKNIDGSDDSTKSQKRSFTTSDGQALVSYTPLSGSDWYIVGRIPYSYLNSESNVLRNSNLIVGLISFILAMLVALVVSRSISNPLEKLVGLMNKAKEGDLAIQIVDNSKDEIGEVISAFNDMVKKINTLIGEVKLLAENVSNNTQIITEVSEHSCASSEEIAATMGEITSGASDQAVSVAEGMNYMNKLAQEINMVNGKTQKVSTVLEKTKQMKKDAIISVETLNSKAQKTNEESAKIVGDVNDLNSNIKDIKAIVKLIVDIAEQTNLLSLNAAIEAARAGESGKGFAVVAEEVRKLADQSKESSIKINKIINDIQHKAEVVVKEATNSSVIMEEQMSAVEQTDTAFKTIFEGMDQIEDQLKEMVTSINEIVSSKDKTKVAMENISSVSEETVATTEQVSEATQEQITGSQKVAEFAQELNEVVQKLNDAISQFKVK